A genome region from Planctomycetota bacterium includes the following:
- the rpe gene encoding ribulose-phosphate 3-epimerase: protein MLAASVLSADFAALGAASREALGAGASLLHVDIMDGHFVPNLSMGPAICAALRRACPDAFLDVHLMVTDPRKFLEPFVKAGANSISFHVEAEKNPRELAAAARKLGVSVGLASNPETPTSAIEPYLKDFDLHLVMSVHPGFSGQGFIEDSLKKTAWIRERVGAKARIEMDGGVDSANGSRCVAAGADVLVSASALFGRGAIAPAAKALLDSFSTAGRVD from the coding sequence ATGCTGGCCGCCAGCGTCCTGTCGGCGGACTTCGCGGCCCTGGGCGCGGCCAGCCGCGAGGCCCTGGGCGCCGGTGCGTCGCTGCTGCATGTCGACATCATGGACGGGCACTTCGTCCCCAACCTCTCCATGGGGCCCGCCATCTGCGCCGCGCTGCGGCGGGCCTGCCCGGACGCATTTCTCGACGTGCACCTGATGGTGACCGATCCGCGAAAGTTCCTGGAGCCCTTCGTCAAGGCCGGCGCGAATTCCATCTCCTTCCACGTCGAGGCGGAGAAGAATCCCCGCGAGCTCGCGGCCGCGGCGCGGAAGCTGGGCGTGTCGGTGGGTCTGGCCAGCAATCCCGAGACGCCGACTTCGGCCATCGAGCCCTATCTGAAGGATTTCGACCTGCACCTGGTGATGAGCGTGCACCCCGGCTTTTCGGGGCAGGGCTTCATCGAGGATTCCCTGAAGAAGACCGCGTGGATCCGCGAGCGCGTTGGAGCCAAGGCGCGGATCGAGATGGATGGCGGCGTTGATTCCGCCAATGGATCGCGCTGCGTCGCGGCGGGCGCCGATGTGCTGGTCTCGGCCAGTGCGCTCTTCGGCAGGGGCGCCATCGCGCCGGCGGCGAAGGCGCTGCTCGATTCGTTTTCGACCGCGGGTCGGGTAGACTGA
- a CDS encoding peroxiredoxin family protein produces MKHNFIRSLCLACLCISSLLVSAARADDEELGVGKPPPKIQISKFVKGDAPDTGRDEGCVVVAFFVLKEEKNAGMFSALNAAQKEFGAKGLQVVAVSKEKFEDIEKSFSKAERTSMAIAVGADDSENTWRAWIDAAKLDKLPQAFIVSRGKIVWIGSPLDSSLSSILRKAVVGKYDPKLQKKAQPLLDAARKSLKVRNVQEAYKHYDEVIDLDNVFFLDVVLERYKATLKNETDPKIAADWIQKIAKKCGNVTAQGEIVSTIVLDSEIEQRDLESALIIAESMLGKNATAGLEAKAMVFAAKKDWNQAIDLQTDAWMGAPQADKPMAKQRLEEYRAAVKRQSGKTP; encoded by the coding sequence ATGAAACACAACTTCATCCGCTCCCTCTGCCTCGCCTGCCTCTGCATTTCTTCCCTTCTGGTTTCCGCGGCCCGTGCCGATGACGAAGAGCTGGGCGTCGGCAAGCCGCCGCCGAAAATCCAGATCTCCAAGTTCGTCAAGGGCGATGCGCCGGACACGGGCCGCGACGAGGGCTGCGTCGTCGTGGCCTTCTTCGTCCTGAAGGAGGAGAAGAACGCGGGCATGTTCTCGGCGCTCAACGCCGCCCAGAAGGAATTCGGCGCCAAGGGGCTGCAGGTGGTGGCGGTCTCCAAGGAGAAATTCGAGGACATCGAAAAGTCCTTCTCCAAGGCCGAGCGAACCTCAATGGCCATCGCCGTCGGCGCCGACGACTCGGAGAACACCTGGAGGGCGTGGATCGACGCGGCCAAGCTCGACAAGCTGCCGCAGGCCTTCATCGTCAGCCGCGGCAAGATCGTCTGGATCGGCAGCCCGCTCGACAGCTCGCTCTCCTCCATCCTGCGCAAGGCGGTGGTGGGCAAGTACGACCCCAAGCTGCAGAAGAAGGCCCAGCCGCTGCTGGATGCGGCCCGCAAGTCGCTCAAGGTGCGCAACGTGCAGGAGGCCTACAAGCACTACGACGAGGTCATCGACCTCGACAACGTCTTTTTCCTGGACGTGGTGCTGGAGCGCTACAAGGCCACGCTCAAGAACGAGACCGACCCCAAGATCGCCGCGGATTGGATCCAGAAGATCGCCAAGAAGTGCGGCAACGTCACGGCGCAGGGAGAGATCGTCTCCACGATCGTGCTGGACTCCGAGATCGAGCAGCGCGACCTGGAGTCGGCGCTGATCATCGCCGAGTCGATGCTGGGCAAGAACGCCACCGCCGGGCTCGAGGCCAAGGCCATGGTCTTCGCGGCCAAGAAGGATTGGAACCAGGCGATCGACCTGCAGACCGACGCCTGGATGGGCGCGCCGCAGGCGGACAAGCCGATGGCCAAGCAGCGACTTGAGGAGTACCGCGCCGCGGTCAAGCGCCAGAGCGGGAAGACTCCCTAG